The following coding sequences are from one Fibrobacter sp. UBA4297 window:
- the fabF gene encoding beta-ketoacyl-ACP synthase II, protein MNRRRVVITGMGAVTPVGKSAPELWNAIKQGKCGIGPITLFDASNCPVKIAAEVKDFKPEEHGIDPKEARRMARFTQFLVAAANEAVKDASLSREMLAEDTTGIVAGNGLAGMDVVEETYCKYLEGGRRRVSPLAMPELIANEACANVSIALGITGSAWTVCTACASGTDAIGVALDAVRSGRLDVCLAGGSESAITDYSIKSFAGMHALTDKFNDAPEKASRPFDKDRSGFVMGEAGAILVLEELEHAKARGAKIYAEVAGYGSSADAYHITSPRPGGETCAKAMIKALKDAGIAPTDVDYYNAHGTSTHLNDLTETQMLKIALGEHAYKIKVSSTKSMTGHCVGAAGVIEAMISTLAIRDSFYPATINLDNPDEGCDLDYVPHKGVEGNIDVAVSASLGFGGHNGIVVIKKFKD, encoded by the coding sequence ATGAATAGAAGAAGAGTTGTTATTACTGGTATGGGTGCGGTGACCCCCGTAGGCAAGTCCGCCCCCGAACTTTGGAACGCCATCAAGCAAGGCAAGTGCGGCATCGGCCCGATTACATTGTTCGATGCCTCGAACTGCCCGGTGAAAATTGCGGCAGAAGTCAAGGATTTTAAGCCCGAAGAACACGGAATCGACCCGAAGGAAGCCCGCCGCATGGCCCGCTTCACGCAGTTCCTCGTCGCCGCCGCTAACGAAGCAGTCAAGGACGCTAGCCTCAGCCGCGAAATGCTCGCCGAAGACACCACTGGCATTGTTGCCGGTAACGGCCTTGCTGGTATGGACGTTGTCGAAGAAACTTACTGCAAGTACCTCGAAGGTGGTCGCCGTCGCGTCTCGCCGCTCGCCATGCCCGAACTGATTGCAAACGAAGCATGCGCCAACGTTTCCATCGCACTTGGTATCACAGGCTCCGCCTGGACAGTCTGCACCGCCTGTGCCTCCGGCACGGACGCCATCGGCGTTGCCCTTGATGCAGTCCGCTCAGGCAGGCTTGACGTCTGCCTCGCCGGCGGTTCCGAAAGCGCCATCACGGACTACTCCATCAAGAGCTTTGCGGGTATGCACGCCCTCACCGACAAGTTCAACGACGCCCCCGAAAAGGCATCCCGCCCGTTCGACAAGGACCGCAGCGGTTTCGTCATGGGTGAAGCCGGAGCCATCCTCGTGCTCGAAGAACTCGAACACGCCAAGGCCCGCGGTGCAAAGATTTACGCCGAAGTCGCCGGTTACGGTTCTTCTGCTGACGCTTACCACATCACAAGCCCGCGCCCGGGTGGAGAAACTTGTGCAAAGGCAATGATCAAGGCATTGAAAGATGCGGGCATCGCCCCGACGGATGTGGACTACTACAATGCCCACGGCACCTCGACGCACCTGAACGACCTCACCGAAACGCAGATGCTGAAAATTGCTCTCGGCGAACACGCCTACAAGATCAAGGTCTCTAGCACCAAGAGCATGACCGGCCACTGCGTCGGTGCAGCAGGCGTTATCGAAGCGATGATTAGCACGCTTGCCATCCGCGACTCGTTCTACCCCGCCACCATCAACCTCGACAACCCGGACGAAGGTTGCGACCTCGACTACGTTCCGCACAAGGGCGTTGAAGGGAACATCGATGTTGCCGTGTCGGCCTCGCTTGGCTTTGGCGGTCACAACGGTATCGTCGTCATCAAAAAGTTTAAAGATTAA
- the nirJ2 gene encoding putative heme d1 biosynthesis radical SAM protein NirJ2, with amino-acid sequence MIVSWMTTNKCNLTCKHCYQDAGENKSAELTTSEALKLIDEIAKAGFKIMIFSGGEPMTRPDIVELVAHAREKGLRPVFGTNGTLITHDLAFKLKEAGAMAMGISVDSIDPKRHNDFRGLPNAFELTLMGIENCKAAGLPFQIHTTIMDWNQNEIFDIMDWVKEIGAVNHQIFFLIPVGRGKEIEGHALRVAEYEGLLRKIMEKSRTLGIPVKPTCAPQFLRIADQLDIKTRYSRGCLAGLDYCIVSPIGKVRPCAYMMEEAGDVHDTPFDEIWANAEIFKQLRTKAYKGACSKCKFNDRCGGCRARAAYYHDGDYMQEDSYCAYGRGL; translated from the coding sequence ATGATCGTCTCTTGGATGACAACTAATAAGTGTAACTTGACGTGCAAACACTGCTATCAGGATGCTGGTGAAAACAAGTCAGCAGAACTCACGACATCAGAAGCGCTCAAGCTTATTGACGAGATTGCGAAGGCCGGATTCAAGATTATGATTTTCAGCGGTGGCGAACCGATGACGCGCCCGGATATCGTGGAACTTGTGGCTCATGCCCGCGAAAAGGGACTCCGCCCGGTTTTTGGCACGAACGGAACGCTCATCACGCATGATTTGGCGTTCAAGCTCAAGGAAGCGGGTGCTATGGCCATGGGTATAAGCGTTGATAGCATTGATCCCAAGCGTCATAACGATTTCCGTGGCCTTCCGAACGCCTTTGAACTCACGTTGATGGGTATCGAAAACTGCAAGGCGGCGGGCCTCCCGTTCCAAATCCATACGACTATCATGGACTGGAACCAGAACGAAATTTTTGACATCATGGACTGGGTCAAGGAAATCGGTGCCGTGAACCACCAGATTTTCTTTTTGATTCCGGTGGGTCGAGGCAAGGAAATCGAAGGCCATGCGCTGCGCGTTGCCGAATACGAAGGCCTCCTCCGCAAGATTATGGAAAAGAGCCGCACGCTCGGAATCCCGGTGAAGCCCACATGCGCTCCGCAGTTCCTCCGCATCGCAGACCAGCTCGACATCAAGACGCGTTACAGCCGTGGTTGCCTTGCGGGCCTTGACTACTGTATCGTAAGCCCGATCGGCAAGGTTCGCCCCTGCGCTTACATGATGGAAGAAGCGGGCGATGTTCACGATACGCCGTTCGACGAAATTTGGGCAAATGCCGAAATCTTCAAGCAGTTGCGTACAAAGGCGTACAAGGGCGCTTGCAGTAAGTGCAAGTTTAACGACCGCTGTGGTGGTTGCCGCGCCCGTGCCGCTTATTACCACGACGGCGACTACATGCAAGAAGACTCCTACTGCGCGTACGGAAGAGGGTTGTAG
- the tadA gene encoding tRNA adenosine(34) deaminase TadA, giving the protein MNNVTDNNANLSSLAKVGEPVEPRLSSDNPDDVKFMRMALRQAQIAFDMKEIPIGCVIVKDGVVIGKGYNQVEQLKDATAHAEIIAIGTAASTLDNWRLDGCTLYVTLEPCPMCAGAILNSRVSRVVYGSPDSRFGGCGTTIDVITGNALKRAVEVSGGVLADECLGLLKGFFQQMRLEKGDTGAKPPTP; this is encoded by the coding sequence ATGAATAACGTAACCGACAACAACGCAAATCTCTCGTCTCTCGCCAAGGTTGGTGAGCCTGTCGAACCACGTCTTTCGTCTGACAATCCCGACGACGTTAAATTCATGCGTATGGCACTTCGCCAGGCGCAGATTGCTTTTGATATGAAGGAAATCCCTATCGGTTGCGTTATCGTGAAGGACGGAGTCGTGATAGGGAAGGGCTACAACCAGGTCGAACAGCTCAAGGACGCGACGGCTCATGCCGAAATTATCGCTATTGGCACGGCTGCAAGCACGCTTGACAATTGGCGCTTGGACGGCTGCACGCTTTATGTGACGCTTGAACCATGCCCTATGTGCGCAGGAGCCATTCTCAATAGCCGTGTTTCCCGCGTTGTTTACGGTTCTCCGGATTCCCGTTTCGGCGGCTGCGGCACAACGATTGATGTCATTACCGGCAATGCCCTCAAGCGCGCCGTAGAAGTCTCGGGGGGCGTTCTCGCCGACGAATGCCTTGGCCTTCTGAAAGGCTTTTTCCAGCAGATGCGCCTCGAAAAAGGCGATACTGGCGCAAAACCACCTACTCCGTAA